A genomic window from Silene latifolia isolate original U9 population chromosome Y, ASM4854445v1, whole genome shotgun sequence includes:
- the LOC141629145 gene encoding uncharacterized protein LOC141629145, whose product MLEKLEVTLPFSEMILNMPTYTKFLKDILTKKRTLGDQQMLAMEKECSALLLNKMPHKLGDPGSFSIPCVVGGVPISKDLCDLGASVSVLPLKVSKKIGPKLNQACTLEVIDEVVEEVAREESEMEEAFQIAIHE is encoded by the exons ATGTTGGAAAAACTTGAAGTGACTCTACCATTTAGCGAGATGATATTGAACATGCCAACCTACACTAAGTTTTTGAAAGATATCTTGACTAAGAAGAGGACCTTGGGTGACCAACAAATGCTGGCTATGGAAAAAGAGTGTAGTGCTCTACTTTTGAACAAAATGCCACATAAGCTTGGTGACCCAGGGAGCTTCTCCATACCTTGTGTAGTTGGCGGTGTTCCAATATCTAAAgatttatgtgatttaggggcaaGTGTAAGTGTGCTTCCCTTGAAAGTTTCTAAGAAAATTG GACCAAAGCTAAACCAAGCATGCACACTTGAAGTCATTGATGAAGTAGTTGAAGAAGTGGCTAGGGAAGAGTCGGAAATGGAAGAAGCATTTCAAATTGCCATCCATGAATAG